A single region of the Kryptolebias marmoratus isolate JLee-2015 linkage group LG10, ASM164957v2, whole genome shotgun sequence genome encodes:
- the tspan37 gene encoding tetraspanin 37 isoform X2 gives MCFRRGDAYKITLKLMCQLLWVLGLIVGLTGLNFLLKYREYSLFIAQPYITLPAFLAFSSGVFLFATGCLGSWMNIRNSYCHQGLFVYLLVVVFCLEGTASTFAYFHYIQLQCCGVRNYTDWMETSWFSQSGGLSVPHSCCNTTFLSCNATLDQPWLLYPEGCQVKLETALRLMLCFIIWGFLLVFLTEVCVLLVMSQLMKKQQFITYQALERDSSH, from the exons ATGTGTTTTCGGAGAGGAGACGCGTATAAAATCACACTTAAGTTGATGTGTCAGCTTCTGTGG GTGTTGGGGCTGATTGTGGGCCTGACGGGACTCAACTTTCTGTTGAAGTACAGAGAATACAGCCTATTTATCGCTCAGCCGTACATAACCCTCCCAGCTTTCCTCGCGTTCTCCAGTGGTGTATTTCTGTTTGCCACCGGGTGCCTCGGCTCCTGGATGAACATCAGGAACTCCTACTGTCACCAAGGACTG tttGTTTATCTGCTAGTTGTGGTCTTTTGTCTGGAAGGCACCGCCTCAACATTTGCTTATTTCCACTATATACAG CTCCAGTGTTGTGGTGTTCGTAACTACACAGACTGGATGGAAACCTCTTGGTTCAGTCAATCCGGTGGACTCTCGGTTCCTCACAGCTGCTGTAACACTACTTTCCTCTCATGCAATGCCACTTTGGACCAGCCATGGCTGCTTTACCCAGAG GGCTGTCAGGTGAAGCTGGAGACGGCTTTACGgctcatgttgtgttttatcaTCTGGGGCTTCCTGCTGGTTTTTCTGACTGAG GTTTGTGTGCTTCTAGTGATGAGTCAGCTGatgaaaaagcaacaatttaTAACATATCAAGCACTGGAGAGAGATTCAAGCCATTAA
- the tspan37 gene encoding tetraspanin 37 isoform X1, producing the protein MCFRRGDAYKITLKLMCQLLWVLGLIVGLTGLNFLLKYREYSLFIAQPYITLPAFLAFSSGVFLFATGCLGSWMNIRNSYCHQGLFVYLLVVVFCLEGTASTFAYFHYIQVDSAIAPISEVFQKYTGSSQDINSRAFDTAQEQLQCCGVRNYTDWMETSWFSQSGGLSVPHSCCNTTFLSCNATLDQPWLLYPEGCQVKLETALRLMLCFIIWGFLLVFLTEVCVLLVMSQLMKKQQFITYQALERDSSH; encoded by the exons ATGTGTTTTCGGAGAGGAGACGCGTATAAAATCACACTTAAGTTGATGTGTCAGCTTCTGTGG GTGTTGGGGCTGATTGTGGGCCTGACGGGACTCAACTTTCTGTTGAAGTACAGAGAATACAGCCTATTTATCGCTCAGCCGTACATAACCCTCCCAGCTTTCCTCGCGTTCTCCAGTGGTGTATTTCTGTTTGCCACCGGGTGCCTCGGCTCCTGGATGAACATCAGGAACTCCTACTGTCACCAAGGACTG tttGTTTATCTGCTAGTTGTGGTCTTTTGTCTGGAAGGCACCGCCTCAACATTTGCTTATTTCCACTATATACAG GTGGATTCAGCGATAGCTCCCATCAGTGAAGTGTTTCAGAAATACACTGGCAGCAGTCAGGACATTAACTCTCGAGCTTTTGACACTGCTCAAGAACAG CTCCAGTGTTGTGGTGTTCGTAACTACACAGACTGGATGGAAACCTCTTGGTTCAGTCAATCCGGTGGACTCTCGGTTCCTCACAGCTGCTGTAACACTACTTTCCTCTCATGCAATGCCACTTTGGACCAGCCATGGCTGCTTTACCCAGAG GGCTGTCAGGTGAAGCTGGAGACGGCTTTACGgctcatgttgtgttttatcaTCTGGGGCTTCCTGCTGGTTTTTCTGACTGAG GTTTGTGTGCTTCTAGTGATGAGTCAGCTGatgaaaaagcaacaatttaTAACATATCAAGCACTGGAGAGAGATTCAAGCCATTAA
- the elavl1a gene encoding ELAV-like protein 1a isoform X1, which yields MAVRRGHNKYLKADLQEVYEMSNGYEDHMGGDEAKDAKTNLIVNYLPQSMSQDELRSLFNSIGEVESAKLVRDKVAGHSLGYGFVNYLNPSDAERAISTLNGLRLQSKTIKVSYARPSSDIIKDANLYISGLPKSMSQKDVEDMFSRYGRIINSRVLADQSTGMTGVSRGVAFIRFDKRSEAEEAVKNLNGQKPPGAAEPITVKFAANPNQVKNTQLISQLYHNQSRRFGGPLHHQAQRFRFSPMGVDHMGGMGGVNVPGNSSSGWCIFIYNLGQDADESILWQMFGPFGAVTNVKVIRDFNTNKCKGFGFVTMTNYEEAAMAITSLNGYRLGDKILQVSFKTSKGHK from the exons ATGGCAGTTCGTCGAGGACACAATAAGTACTTAAAA GCTGACCTACAGGAGGTGTATGAGATGTCTAACGGTTATGAAGACCACATGGGAGGGGATGAGGCGAAGGATGCCAAGACCAACCTGATCGTGAACTACCTGCCTCAGAGCATGTCGCAGGACGAGCTGCGAAGCCTCTTCAACAGCATCGGAGAGGTGGAGTCTGCCAAGCTGGTTCGGGACAAAGTTGCAG gccACAGTTTAGGGTACGGATTTGTTAACTATCTTAACCCTAGTGATGCAGAAAGAGCTATCAGTACTCTCAATGGACTAAGGCTACAGTCCAAAACTATCAAG GTTTCTTATGCCCGACCCAGCTCGGACATAATAAAGGATGCCAACCTGTATATCAGCGGCCTGCCCAAGTCCATGTCACAGAAGGATGTGGAAGATATGTTTTCACGTTACGGTCGTATAATTAATTCTCGGGTACTCGCTGACCAGTCTACAGGTATGACAG GCGTGTCCCGCGGCGTGGCTTTCATCCGGTTTGACAAGAGGTCCGAGGCCGAGGAAGCGGTCAAAAACCTAAATGGCCAAAAACCACCAGGAGCCGCTGAACCCATCACGGTGAAATTCGCTGCCAACCCAAATCAGGTGAAGAACACGCAGCTCATCTCCCAGCTCTACCACAACCAGTCCCGGCGCTTCGGAGGGCCCTTACACCACCAGGCACAGCGGTTTCG GTTTTCCCCGATGGGTGTTGATCACATGGGGGGCATGGGAGGCGTGAACGTTCCCGGGAACTCCTCCTCCGGCTGGTGCATCTTCATCTACAATCTGGGCCAGGACGCCGACGAGAGCATCCTGTGGCAGATGTTCGGCCCCTTCGGTGCCGTCACCAACGTCAAGGTTATCCGAGATTTCAACACCAACAAGTGCAAGGGCTTCGGCTTCGTGACCATGACAAACTACGAGGAGGCGGCGATGGCCATCACCAGCCTGAATGGGTACCGGCTCGGAGATAAGATACTGCAAGTGTCCTTTAAGACCAGCAAGGGCCACAAGTAG
- the elavl1a gene encoding ELAV-like protein 1a isoform X2: MAVRRGHNKYLKEVYEMSNGYEDHMGGDEAKDAKTNLIVNYLPQSMSQDELRSLFNSIGEVESAKLVRDKVAGHSLGYGFVNYLNPSDAERAISTLNGLRLQSKTIKVSYARPSSDIIKDANLYISGLPKSMSQKDVEDMFSRYGRIINSRVLADQSTGMTGVSRGVAFIRFDKRSEAEEAVKNLNGQKPPGAAEPITVKFAANPNQVKNTQLISQLYHNQSRRFGGPLHHQAQRFRFSPMGVDHMGGMGGVNVPGNSSSGWCIFIYNLGQDADESILWQMFGPFGAVTNVKVIRDFNTNKCKGFGFVTMTNYEEAAMAITSLNGYRLGDKILQVSFKTSKGHK, translated from the exons ATGGCAGTTCGTCGAGGACACAATAAGTACTTAAAA GAGGTGTATGAGATGTCTAACGGTTATGAAGACCACATGGGAGGGGATGAGGCGAAGGATGCCAAGACCAACCTGATCGTGAACTACCTGCCTCAGAGCATGTCGCAGGACGAGCTGCGAAGCCTCTTCAACAGCATCGGAGAGGTGGAGTCTGCCAAGCTGGTTCGGGACAAAGTTGCAG gccACAGTTTAGGGTACGGATTTGTTAACTATCTTAACCCTAGTGATGCAGAAAGAGCTATCAGTACTCTCAATGGACTAAGGCTACAGTCCAAAACTATCAAG GTTTCTTATGCCCGACCCAGCTCGGACATAATAAAGGATGCCAACCTGTATATCAGCGGCCTGCCCAAGTCCATGTCACAGAAGGATGTGGAAGATATGTTTTCACGTTACGGTCGTATAATTAATTCTCGGGTACTCGCTGACCAGTCTACAGGTATGACAG GCGTGTCCCGCGGCGTGGCTTTCATCCGGTTTGACAAGAGGTCCGAGGCCGAGGAAGCGGTCAAAAACCTAAATGGCCAAAAACCACCAGGAGCCGCTGAACCCATCACGGTGAAATTCGCTGCCAACCCAAATCAGGTGAAGAACACGCAGCTCATCTCCCAGCTCTACCACAACCAGTCCCGGCGCTTCGGAGGGCCCTTACACCACCAGGCACAGCGGTTTCG GTTTTCCCCGATGGGTGTTGATCACATGGGGGGCATGGGAGGCGTGAACGTTCCCGGGAACTCCTCCTCCGGCTGGTGCATCTTCATCTACAATCTGGGCCAGGACGCCGACGAGAGCATCCTGTGGCAGATGTTCGGCCCCTTCGGTGCCGTCACCAACGTCAAGGTTATCCGAGATTTCAACACCAACAAGTGCAAGGGCTTCGGCTTCGTGACCATGACAAACTACGAGGAGGCGGCGATGGCCATCACCAGCCTGAATGGGTACCGGCTCGGAGATAAGATACTGCAAGTGTCCTTTAAGACCAGCAAGGGCCACAAGTAG
- the elavl1a gene encoding ELAV-like protein 1a isoform X3, translated as MSNGYEDHMGGDEAKDAKTNLIVNYLPQSMSQDELRSLFNSIGEVESAKLVRDKVAGHSLGYGFVNYLNPSDAERAISTLNGLRLQSKTIKVSYARPSSDIIKDANLYISGLPKSMSQKDVEDMFSRYGRIINSRVLADQSTGMTGVSRGVAFIRFDKRSEAEEAVKNLNGQKPPGAAEPITVKFAANPNQVKNTQLISQLYHNQSRRFGGPLHHQAQRFRFSPMGVDHMGGMGGVNVPGNSSSGWCIFIYNLGQDADESILWQMFGPFGAVTNVKVIRDFNTNKCKGFGFVTMTNYEEAAMAITSLNGYRLGDKILQVSFKTSKGHK; from the exons ATGTCTAACGGTTATGAAGACCACATGGGAGGGGATGAGGCGAAGGATGCCAAGACCAACCTGATCGTGAACTACCTGCCTCAGAGCATGTCGCAGGACGAGCTGCGAAGCCTCTTCAACAGCATCGGAGAGGTGGAGTCTGCCAAGCTGGTTCGGGACAAAGTTGCAG gccACAGTTTAGGGTACGGATTTGTTAACTATCTTAACCCTAGTGATGCAGAAAGAGCTATCAGTACTCTCAATGGACTAAGGCTACAGTCCAAAACTATCAAG GTTTCTTATGCCCGACCCAGCTCGGACATAATAAAGGATGCCAACCTGTATATCAGCGGCCTGCCCAAGTCCATGTCACAGAAGGATGTGGAAGATATGTTTTCACGTTACGGTCGTATAATTAATTCTCGGGTACTCGCTGACCAGTCTACAGGTATGACAG GCGTGTCCCGCGGCGTGGCTTTCATCCGGTTTGACAAGAGGTCCGAGGCCGAGGAAGCGGTCAAAAACCTAAATGGCCAAAAACCACCAGGAGCCGCTGAACCCATCACGGTGAAATTCGCTGCCAACCCAAATCAGGTGAAGAACACGCAGCTCATCTCCCAGCTCTACCACAACCAGTCCCGGCGCTTCGGAGGGCCCTTACACCACCAGGCACAGCGGTTTCG GTTTTCCCCGATGGGTGTTGATCACATGGGGGGCATGGGAGGCGTGAACGTTCCCGGGAACTCCTCCTCCGGCTGGTGCATCTTCATCTACAATCTGGGCCAGGACGCCGACGAGAGCATCCTGTGGCAGATGTTCGGCCCCTTCGGTGCCGTCACCAACGTCAAGGTTATCCGAGATTTCAACACCAACAAGTGCAAGGGCTTCGGCTTCGTGACCATGACAAACTACGAGGAGGCGGCGATGGCCATCACCAGCCTGAATGGGTACCGGCTCGGAGATAAGATACTGCAAGTGTCCTTTAAGACCAGCAAGGGCCACAAGTAG